From Panthera tigris isolate Pti1 chromosome D3, P.tigris_Pti1_mat1.1, whole genome shotgun sequence, one genomic window encodes:
- the RTL10 gene encoding LOW QUALITY PROTEIN: protein Bop (The sequence of the model RefSeq protein was modified relative to this genomic sequence to represent the inferred CDS: inserted 3 bases in 2 codons; deleted 1 base in 1 codon; substituted 5 bases at 5 genomic stop codons): protein MPCCWRHRHGPCNPIPAAASYANTHPWQQMDQVSLGVTYAPLVDPWIERPCCGDPVCVHTTMEQKSTASSAPGGKPTERGPLALCMPSPXPLSVDFYXVPSLDPGTFDDSPWLVGRFWAQLGDYMSFCFENCQDNLSHVCEILGHLTGQARAXAPPYLIGDLPLPDDYELFCQDLEDVVQDLNSFAEYHAAAPCPLAPASSQSPVALQLPVVRQYLSRYSEVLAFNVGAVPVAVATFAVYTSNSTSRNGLPEXQLAKESSLGSVESLTLSSSACRADAGPVRPASSQPGXAVPTPVPALSESXNPPAQKPDPVPPXGPETQKTKEEVSKTEGDQKASLGTPQQVADTPETPRELAVSLAPYPTALESEHSPGRFSSTPCDEVACIAEKPHSAPAGQSGIAAMVCQVLPYPLALLLGHLFYCFIGGAPVWALPCLNTDSPLVLTTPPPLIAEYWALPCTPHSLTSPVTQRLPPCALPAALPLVGQSSTQQSPFRYLYVFITTPSPDPSFSVG, encoded by the exons ATGCCCTGTTGCTGGCGCCATCGGCACGGCCCTTGCAATCCCATCCCAGCAGCAGCCAGTTATGCCAACACACACCCTTGGCAGCAGATGGACCAGGTCTCTCTTGGGGTCACATATGCCCCCCTAGTGGATCCCTGGATTGAGCGGCCCTGCTGTGGGGACCCCGTATGCGTGCATACGACCATGGAGCAGAAGAGCACAGCCAGCAGTGCTCCTGGTGGTAAGCCCACAGAAAGGGGACCCCTGGCTCTGTGCATGCCCAGCCCATGACCCCTCAGCGTGGACTTCTACTAGGTGCCAAGCTTGGACCCAGGCACCTTTGATGACTCCCCATGGCTTGTGGGCCGATTTTGGGCTCAGTTGGGTGATTACATGTCCTTTTGCTTTGAGAACTGTCAGGACAACCTCAGTCACGTCTGTGAGATCCTTGGGCACCTGACCGGCCAAGCCCGGGCGTGAGCA CCCCCCTACCTCATCGGGGACCTGCCCCTTCCTGACGATTATGAGCTCTTCTGCCAGGATCTCGAGGATGTCGTTCAAGACCTGAACAGTTTTGCTGAGTACCATGCTGCAGCGCCTTGCCCCCTGGCCCCTGCCTCAAGCCAGTCACCAGTGGCCCTGCAGCTGCCTGTGGTGAGGCAGTACTTATCTAGGTATTCGGAGGTCCTGGCATTCAACGTGGGTGCTGTCCCAGTTGCTGTGGCCACCTTTGCTGTTTATACTTCCAACTCTACATCCAGAAATGGTCTCCCTGAGTAGCAGCTGGCCAAGGAGAGCAGCCTTGGGTCTGTGGAGTCCCTCACCTTGTCTAGTTCCGCATGCAGGGCTGATGCTGGTCCTGTGAGGCCAGCCTCATCCCAGCCAGGGTAGGCGGTCCCCACACCTGTCCCTGCACTTTCAGAAT CTAACCCGCCTGCCCAGAAACCAGATCCAGTTCCACC GGGTCCAGAAACCCAGAAGACAAAGGAGGAAGTTTctaagacagagggagaccagAAGGCATCCTTAGGTACCCCTCAGCAGGTTGCAGACACCCCAGAGACCCCAAGAGAGCTAGCAGTTTCTCTTGCTCCCTACCCCACAGCCCTGGAGTCTGAACACAGTCCAGGCAGATTCAGTAGTACCCCTTGTGATGAAGTGGCCTGCATAGCTGAAAAGCCCCACAGTGCCCCAGCAGGACAGAGTGGCATTGCAGCCATGGTGTGCCAGGTATTGCCTTATCCACTTGCTTTATTGCTGGGCCActtgttttattgctttattgGAGGTGCACCTGtttgggctctgccctgtctGAACACAGACAGCCCCCTTGTCCTCACCACCCCACCTCCTCTTATAGCAGAATATTGGGCTCTACCATGTACTCCTCATTCTCTGACTTCTCCAGTCACCCAGAGGCTGCCTCCCTGTGCATTGCCAGCTGCATTGCCATTAGTTGGACAGAGTTCCACACAGCAGTCCCCATTCAGATATCTGTATGTCTTCataaccaccccctccccagatcCCTCATTCAGTGTTGGCTAG